From a region of the Streptacidiphilus albus JL83 genome:
- a CDS encoding glycoside hydrolase family 1 protein: MNPNPNPTLPDGFLWGASTAAHQIEGGNTNSDWWYLEHSGLTDRIKEPSGDACDSYHRWREDMDLLARLGFTDYRFSIEWARIEPAPGEFSQAAIAHYRRMVEGAQERGLRPMVTLHHFTNPLWFEQRGGWTAAGSDELFARYIEAAAPVFASGVDHVCTVNEPNMVAVMAAFRTALTSGGDLPPAGLPLPDAATTDALVRAHRRAFDTVKSLAPHVSTGWSVANQVAQPVPGPERTAAEQAAAESAAAEYRHPRSDVFLEAARGDDWLGVQSYTRTLVGPDGCALPVPADAERTLTGWEFYPEALSHALRRTAALAPGTPLIVTENGIATADDTRRIAYTGAALRGMAEAMADGVDVRGYFHWSALDNYEWGSYSPTFGLIAVDRTTFVRTPKPSAAWLGAIGRSRTLPY, translated from the coding sequence ATGAACCCGAACCCGAACCCGACCCTGCCCGACGGATTTCTCTGGGGCGCCTCCACCGCCGCGCACCAGATCGAGGGCGGGAACACCAACAGCGACTGGTGGTACCTGGAGCACAGCGGCCTGACCGACCGCATCAAGGAGCCCAGCGGCGACGCCTGCGACAGCTACCACCGCTGGCGCGAGGACATGGACCTGCTGGCCCGACTGGGCTTCACCGACTACCGGTTCAGCATCGAGTGGGCCCGCATCGAGCCCGCGCCCGGCGAGTTCTCGCAGGCCGCGATCGCCCACTACCGCCGGATGGTGGAGGGCGCCCAGGAGCGCGGCCTGCGGCCGATGGTGACCCTTCATCACTTCACCAACCCGCTCTGGTTCGAGCAGCGCGGCGGCTGGACGGCGGCCGGCTCCGACGAGCTCTTCGCGCGCTACATCGAGGCCGCCGCACCGGTCTTCGCCTCCGGTGTCGACCATGTCTGCACCGTCAACGAACCCAACATGGTGGCCGTCATGGCCGCCTTCCGCACCGCGCTGACCTCGGGCGGCGACCTGCCCCCGGCCGGACTCCCGCTGCCGGACGCCGCCACCACCGACGCCCTGGTCCGCGCCCACCGCCGGGCCTTCGACACGGTCAAGTCCCTTGCCCCGCACGTCAGCACCGGCTGGTCGGTGGCCAACCAGGTGGCCCAGCCGGTACCGGGCCCGGAGCGGACAGCAGCTGAGCAGGCGGCGGCGGAGTCGGCTGCGGCCGAGTACCGCCACCCGCGCTCGGACGTCTTCCTGGAGGCCGCGCGCGGCGACGACTGGCTCGGCGTGCAGTCCTACACCCGCACCCTGGTCGGCCCGGACGGCTGCGCCCTGCCCGTGCCGGCCGACGCCGAACGCACGCTCACCGGATGGGAGTTCTACCCCGAGGCGCTGAGCCACGCACTTCGCCGCACCGCGGCGCTCGCCCCCGGTACCCCGCTGATCGTCACCGAGAACGGCATTGCCACCGCCGACGACACCCGCCGGATCGCCTACACCGGCGCCGCCCTGCGCGGCATGGCCGAGGCGATGGCCGACGGCGTCGACGTACGCGGCTACTTCCACTGGAGCGCGCTCGACAACTACGAGTGGGGCAGCTACTCGCCCACCTTCGGTCTGATCGCGGTCGACCGCACCACCTTCGTCCGTACGCCCAAGCCCTCCGCCGCCTGGCTCGGGGCGATCGGCCGCAGCCGCACGCTCCCGTACTGA
- a CDS encoding NAD-dependent epimerase/dehydratase family protein, with protein sequence MRILVLGGTAFVGRAIVEDALRVGAEVTLFGRGRTGSELFPGVERRIGDRDADDYAALREGSWDAVVDVSGYLPRHVGRAMDALGDRVGRYLFISSHAVYVRTGLGPDSDEDTPRRPVRRDTEELTEETYGPLKAACEDDVVARYGSRATIVRPGKVAGPHDVQNGLTYWVRRAARGGRVALPGRPDQPVQLVDSRDLARLVVQLLADDRPGAFHAVGPAERITMAELIHTCARAAGAEVEVVPVPADAVSPFFPLMRPESMWPTLLRSPARARAAGMTATPMAVTAADVLAWDRGRGEPPLPLGLSPEEEAKLLAGV encoded by the coding sequence ATGCGAATTCTTGTGCTTGGCGGTACCGCGTTCGTGGGCCGGGCCATTGTCGAGGACGCCCTGCGGGTGGGCGCCGAGGTCACTCTGTTCGGTCGGGGGCGGACCGGATCCGAGCTCTTCCCGGGCGTCGAGAGGCGGATCGGGGACCGCGACGCCGACGACTACGCCGCTCTGCGCGAGGGCAGTTGGGACGCGGTGGTCGACGTCAGCGGCTATCTGCCGCGCCATGTCGGCCGGGCGATGGACGCCCTCGGCGACCGGGTCGGCCGCTACCTCTTCATCTCCAGCCACGCGGTCTACGTCCGGACCGGCCTCGGGCCCGATTCGGACGAGGACACCCCGCGCCGACCGGTGCGGCGGGACACCGAGGAGTTGACCGAGGAGACCTACGGGCCGCTCAAGGCGGCCTGCGAGGACGATGTCGTGGCCCGCTACGGCTCGCGGGCGACGATCGTGCGACCAGGGAAGGTGGCCGGGCCGCACGACGTGCAGAACGGGCTGACCTACTGGGTGCGGCGGGCCGCCCGCGGCGGCCGGGTGGCGCTGCCGGGCAGGCCCGACCAGCCGGTGCAGCTGGTCGACTCGCGCGATCTGGCCCGGCTGGTGGTCCAGTTGCTGGCGGACGACCGGCCCGGTGCCTTCCACGCGGTCGGCCCGGCCGAGCGGATCACCATGGCGGAGCTGATCCACACCTGTGCCCGGGCGGCGGGCGCCGAGGTCGAGGTGGTGCCGGTGCCGGCCGACGCGGTGTCACCGTTCTTCCCGCTGATGCGTCCCGAGTCGATGTGGCCGACGCTGCTGCGCAGCCCGGCCCGGGCGCGGGCGGCGGGCATGACCGCGACGCCCATGGCGGTGACCGCCGCCGACGTGCTGGCCTGGGACCGGGGGCGGGGCGAGCCGCCGCTGCCGCTCGGACTGTCCCCGGAGGAGGAGGCGAAGCTGCTGGCCGGCGTCTGA
- a CDS encoding MFS transporter: MSTSPASPASPAVQAASVPDVGGDPAGLGRLGPVLGAANLSWLLSFGVSSTLVQALLGQVDAHTKLDRYATMATVGALVGMVANIAFGVLSDRTRSRFGRRNPWILAGGFGTAASLSALSWTTSFPVMLLLWMCAQVSLNAMVGPLTAILPDRVARADLGRASSWIGLGLLLGQSLGAVLAGLLLTVPVQGLRWIPWLVAAGALLVFRAAPDRSNAAETRVTLPLRESVRSLLPPRDPDFLWALVGRLLTMLGLQCVLVYQLYVLTDYLGLSTGHAGSVIALSGGVTALTAGSAIAVSGPLSDRLGRRKPFVITAAALCAAAMVPLVLTRSLPAFFVFVLLAGFAYGAYVAVDQVIMAEVLPDQLHRAKDLGILNIANTMPQILAPLVAVTVVPGLGYRALFVLAIVLAAGGGLCLLPIRRVR; this comes from the coding sequence TTGAGCACTTCTCCTGCCTCCCCTGCCTCCCCCGCCGTCCAGGCCGCGAGCGTTCCGGACGTCGGCGGGGACCCTGCGGGACTGGGGCGGCTCGGCCCGGTCCTGGGCGCCGCCAACCTCAGCTGGCTGCTCTCCTTCGGCGTGTCGAGCACGCTGGTCCAGGCCCTGCTCGGACAGGTGGACGCGCACACCAAGCTCGACCGCTACGCCACCATGGCCACGGTCGGCGCGCTGGTGGGGATGGTGGCGAACATCGCCTTCGGCGTGCTCTCCGACCGCACCCGGTCCCGGTTCGGCCGCCGCAACCCGTGGATCCTGGCCGGCGGGTTCGGTACGGCGGCATCGCTCTCCGCCCTGTCCTGGACGACCAGCTTTCCGGTCATGCTGCTGCTCTGGATGTGCGCGCAGGTGAGCCTGAACGCCATGGTCGGCCCGCTCACCGCGATCCTGCCGGACCGGGTCGCCCGGGCCGACCTCGGCAGGGCCTCCTCCTGGATCGGACTCGGGCTGCTGCTCGGGCAGAGCCTCGGCGCAGTGTTGGCAGGCCTGTTGCTCACGGTTCCGGTCCAGGGTCTGCGCTGGATCCCCTGGCTGGTCGCGGCGGGCGCGCTGCTGGTGTTCCGCGCCGCCCCTGACCGCTCCAACGCCGCCGAGACGCGGGTGACCCTCCCCCTCCGCGAGTCGGTGCGCAGCCTGCTGCCACCGCGCGACCCCGACTTCCTCTGGGCGCTGGTCGGACGGCTGCTCACCATGCTCGGACTGCAGTGCGTACTGGTGTACCAGCTGTACGTGCTGACGGACTACCTCGGCCTCTCCACCGGGCACGCGGGTTCGGTCATCGCCCTCTCGGGCGGGGTCACCGCGCTCACCGCCGGCTCCGCCATCGCGGTGTCGGGACCGCTGTCGGACCGGCTCGGCCGCCGCAAGCCCTTCGTCATCACGGCGGCGGCACTCTGCGCCGCGGCGATGGTTCCGCTCGTGCTGACCCGTTCGCTCCCGGCCTTCTTCGTCTTCGTCCTGCTGGCCGGCTTCGCCTACGGCGCCTATGTCGCGGTCGACCAGGTGATCATGGCCGAGGTGCTGCCGGACCAACTGCACCGGGCCAAGGACCTGGGCATCCTCAACATCGCCAACACCATGCCGCAGATCCTCGCGCCGCTGGTCGCCGTCACCGTCGTACCCGGCCTCGGCTACCGCGCGCTCTTCGTCCTGGCCATCGTCCTGGCCGCCGGCGGCGGCCTGTGCCTGCTCCCGATCCGCCGGGTCCGCTGA
- a CDS encoding glycoside hydrolase family 3 protein: MDTPDYAPVIEAALARLDLDAKCRLLAGQDLWTLPALPEIGLGSLVMSDGPIGVRGGGLGGAEDPSLALPSPTALAATWEPALARRAGRVLAQEAHRKGVHVLLAPTVNLHRSPLGGRHFESYSEDPLLTALIGAGYVTGLQESGVAATVKHFVANDAETDRFTVDNQVPERALRELYLAPFEQIIESAHPWAVMSAYNAVNGPTMTEHRPLQIGVLREEWGYDGVVVSDWLAARDTVAAVEGGLDVAMPGPDTVFGPALAAAVRDGRVGEATVDTAVRHVLLLAARVGILAGAEPAVAPEQRPTPEDGTAFARELAARSFVLVRNERQALPIDAASGGSIALIGRAAHDPRFRGGGSAAVYPVHVVSPLEGLRAALPEDVTLTYALGTDPDVELDTAGASFALRAVLCDGDGTVLADEPVPTGKLRWVASELPGGADYDALATVELTGTFTPEQSGAHRFGTHGVGALRLTVDGTVLHDGLAAPVDTDPIDAVTGRAVPRGTIELKAGQPVRVSLLNTAPKASYGPMRGVLFSLAHSEPEPDDDALFAEAVAAARAADVAVVVVATTERVESEGFDRADLRLPGRQDELVARVAAANPHTVVVVNSGSPVEMPWREQVAAVLLSWFPGQEGGAALARVLLGLSEPGGRLPTSWPVRLADAPVSQVTPEDGVLRYEEGVFIGYRAWQRHDLAPAYPFGHGLGYTDWAYEGLEAVGRTVTVRLRNTGTRTGREVVQVYLAGTDALAGVERPTHWLAGFASVVAGPGETVAAEVVLPERAFQTWDATAGTWATAPGGYRVLAGRSATDLPLATDLPPATGL; encoded by the coding sequence ATGGACACCCCCGACTACGCCCCCGTGATCGAGGCCGCGCTCGCCCGCCTCGACCTGGACGCCAAGTGCCGGCTCCTGGCCGGCCAGGACCTGTGGACGCTGCCCGCGCTGCCGGAGATCGGCCTCGGCTCGCTGGTGATGTCGGACGGGCCGATCGGCGTACGCGGCGGCGGGCTCGGCGGTGCCGAGGACCCCTCCCTCGCGCTGCCCAGCCCCACCGCCCTCGCCGCCACCTGGGAGCCCGCGCTGGCCCGCCGGGCCGGTCGGGTGTTGGCCCAGGAGGCCCACCGCAAGGGCGTCCACGTGCTGCTCGCCCCCACGGTCAACCTGCACCGCTCCCCGCTGGGCGGTCGGCACTTCGAGTCCTACTCGGAGGACCCGCTGCTCACCGCGCTGATCGGCGCCGGGTACGTGACCGGTCTGCAGGAGAGCGGCGTGGCCGCGACGGTGAAGCACTTCGTCGCCAACGACGCCGAGACCGACCGCTTCACCGTCGACAACCAGGTCCCCGAGCGCGCCCTGCGCGAGCTCTACCTCGCCCCCTTCGAGCAGATCATCGAATCCGCCCACCCCTGGGCGGTGATGTCCGCCTACAACGCCGTCAACGGCCCGACCATGACCGAGCACCGCCCGCTCCAGATCGGCGTGCTGCGCGAGGAGTGGGGCTACGACGGCGTCGTGGTCTCCGACTGGCTGGCGGCCCGCGACACCGTCGCGGCCGTCGAGGGCGGTCTTGACGTGGCGATGCCCGGCCCGGACACCGTCTTCGGCCCCGCCCTGGCCGCTGCCGTCCGGGACGGCCGGGTCGGCGAGGCGACCGTGGACACGGCAGTGCGGCACGTCCTGCTGCTCGCCGCCCGGGTCGGCATCCTCGCCGGCGCCGAACCGGCCGTCGCCCCGGAGCAGCGGCCGACCCCCGAGGACGGCACGGCCTTCGCCCGTGAACTGGCCGCCCGCTCCTTCGTGCTGGTCCGCAACGAGCGGCAGGCGCTGCCCATCGACGCGGCTTCCGGCGGCAGCATCGCGCTGATCGGCCGCGCCGCCCACGACCCCCGGTTCCGCGGCGGCGGATCGGCCGCCGTCTACCCCGTGCACGTGGTCTCCCCGCTGGAGGGGCTGCGCGCAGCGCTGCCCGAGGACGTCACCCTCACCTACGCGCTCGGCACCGACCCGGACGTGGAGCTGGACACCGCCGGAGCCTCCTTCGCCCTGCGGGCGGTCCTGTGCGACGGGGACGGCACGGTCCTCGCCGACGAACCGGTGCCGACCGGGAAGTTGCGCTGGGTGGCCTCCGAACTGCCCGGCGGGGCCGACTACGACGCCCTCGCCACGGTCGAACTGACCGGGACGTTCACCCCGGAACAGTCCGGCGCCCACCGCTTCGGCACCCACGGCGTCGGCGCCCTCCGGCTCACCGTCGACGGCACCGTGCTCCACGACGGCTTGGCTGCCCCGGTCGACACCGACCCCATCGACGCCGTCACCGGCCGGGCCGTGCCGCGCGGCACCATCGAGCTGAAGGCCGGACAGCCGGTACGGGTCAGCCTGCTCAACACGGCTCCCAAGGCCTCGTACGGCCCCATGCGAGGCGTCCTCTTCTCCCTCGCGCACAGCGAGCCGGAGCCCGACGACGACGCCCTGTTCGCGGAGGCGGTCGCGGCGGCACGGGCCGCCGATGTCGCGGTCGTCGTGGTCGCGACCACGGAACGGGTGGAGAGCGAGGGCTTCGACCGCGCCGACCTGCGGCTGCCCGGCCGCCAGGACGAGCTGGTGGCCCGCGTCGCCGCCGCCAACCCGCACACCGTGGTGGTCGTCAACTCCGGTTCCCCGGTGGAGATGCCGTGGCGCGAGCAGGTGGCCGCGGTGCTGCTGTCCTGGTTCCCCGGCCAGGAGGGCGGCGCCGCGCTGGCCCGGGTGCTGCTCGGCCTGAGCGAGCCCGGCGGCCGGCTGCCCACCAGTTGGCCGGTCCGTCTGGCCGACGCGCCCGTCAGCCAGGTCACCCCCGAGGACGGCGTGCTGCGGTACGAGGAGGGCGTCTTCATCGGCTACCGCGCCTGGCAGCGCCACGACCTCGCGCCCGCCTACCCGTTCGGCCACGGCCTCGGCTACACCGACTGGGCCTACGAGGGGCTGGAGGCGGTCGGCCGGACGGTCACCGTCCGGCTGCGGAACACCGGGACGCGGACCGGGCGCGAGGTCGTCCAGGTCTACCTGGCCGGGACCGACGCCCTGGCCGGCGTCGAGCGCCCGACCCACTGGCTGGCCGGCTTCGCCTCCGTCGTCGCCGGGCCCGGCGAGACGGTGGCGGCGGAGGTCGTCCTGCCGGAGCGCGCCTTCCAGACCTGGGACGCGACCGCCGGCACCTGGGCCACCGCCCCGGGCGGCTACCGGGTGCTGGCCGGGCGCAGCGCGACCGACCTGCCCCTGGCGACGGACCTGCCCCCCGCGACCGGTCTCTGA
- a CDS encoding alpha/beta hydrolase family protein, with amino-acid sequence MAAPHAGEDDRQFPSRQGEPGAAPGPRSLGRRKLLRGGALGAGAAVLGAGFQGVAAAAPAPADPTPAVGPFQLFSQADLEFETLFALGGAGYGVAEVGEIVTAVNAINAQGATYQTYVDQFQALAQRVHRIADRALRAGHRASARSAYLRAASYYDCCLFFVLGTTARAQEAALYATMQNCWDRATQLFDHPFERIRIPYGKSWLPGYLLKPDARDIRRPTVIVNNGSDAQNVDAYVMGGAAALERGYNALIFEGPGQGSMLFEREIAYRPDWEQVITPVVDYLRSRADVDRDRVALIGLSMCGESVIRAAAFEHRLAAVVSDPGVVDAWLAWPASLRGLFANGATEAEVNRIWQQDVIPTLAPGDRFTLSKRAELFDSRFMLAARAGEMFTDLWGLGQAVMRLDCGPVAHQVTSPTLVTQFEGEAFYPGQGRQLYDLLRCRKALHDFSTAESGTEYHDAPMSPQTHYQVVFDWLDSYLGAR; translated from the coding sequence GTGGCCGCACCGCACGCCGGGGAAGACGACAGGCAGTTCCCAAGTCGACAGGGGGAGCCCGGCGCAGCCCCCGGGCCCCGGTCGCTCGGCCGGCGGAAGCTGCTGAGGGGCGGCGCTCTGGGCGCCGGGGCCGCCGTCCTCGGCGCCGGGTTCCAGGGCGTCGCCGCAGCGGCCCCCGCACCCGCCGACCCGACTCCCGCCGTCGGCCCCTTCCAGCTCTTCAGCCAGGCGGATCTTGAGTTCGAGACCCTCTTCGCCCTCGGCGGCGCGGGCTACGGGGTCGCCGAGGTCGGCGAGATCGTCACCGCCGTCAATGCGATCAACGCCCAGGGCGCGACCTACCAGACGTACGTCGACCAGTTCCAGGCCCTGGCCCAGCGGGTGCACCGGATCGCCGACCGGGCCTTGCGGGCCGGACACCGGGCCAGCGCCCGCAGCGCGTACCTTCGGGCGGCCAGCTACTACGACTGCTGCCTGTTCTTCGTGCTGGGCACCACTGCCCGGGCGCAGGAGGCCGCGCTGTACGCGACCATGCAGAACTGCTGGGACCGGGCGACCCAACTGTTCGACCATCCCTTCGAGCGGATCCGCATCCCCTACGGGAAGAGCTGGCTGCCCGGATACCTGCTGAAGCCCGACGCCCGCGACATCCGTCGGCCGACCGTCATCGTCAACAACGGGAGCGACGCGCAGAACGTCGACGCGTACGTCATGGGCGGGGCGGCCGCCCTGGAGCGGGGGTACAACGCGCTGATCTTCGAGGGCCCGGGACAGGGCTCGATGCTCTTCGAGCGGGAGATCGCCTACCGCCCCGACTGGGAGCAGGTCATCACCCCCGTCGTCGACTACCTGAGGTCCCGGGCGGATGTCGACCGGGACCGCGTCGCCCTGATCGGGCTGTCCATGTGCGGAGAGTCCGTGATCCGCGCCGCGGCCTTCGAGCACCGGCTGGCGGCGGTCGTCTCCGACCCCGGGGTGGTCGACGCCTGGCTGGCCTGGCCGGCCTCCCTCAGGGGCCTGTTCGCCAACGGTGCGACCGAGGCCGAGGTCAACCGGATCTGGCAGCAGGACGTCATCCCGACGCTCGCCCCCGGCGACCGGTTCACCCTCAGCAAGCGTGCCGAGTTGTTCGACAGTCGGTTCATGCTCGCCGCCCGGGCCGGAGAGATGTTCACCGACCTGTGGGGCCTCGGCCAGGCGGTGATGCGGCTGGACTGCGGCCCCGTCGCCCACCAGGTCACCTCGCCCACCCTGGTGACCCAGTTCGAGGGCGAAGCCTTCTATCCGGGCCAGGGCCGGCAGCTCTACGATCTGCTGCGCTGCCGGAAGGCCCTCCACGACTTCAGTACCGCCGAGAGCGGGACCGAGTACCACGACGCGCCCATGTCGCCGCAGACCCACTACCAGGTCGTCTTCGACTGGCTCGACTCCTACCTCGGGGCCCGCTGA
- a CDS encoding TetR/AcrR family transcriptional regulator, translating into MNEQTGNLGREGAVAAKKGGGREARRAELGAAVQRALLVRGLEGLRLRDIAEEAGVTPAAVLYYGDLDSLVHETYQQAIERYSQEREQAADRFTEAPDKLRACIDHGVASGPDDALTRLLFEYWPRCLRDAKAAALDSALTERQIAVYSAILVLGQAQGHFVLQDPHRLLAASFVAMEDGYQMEVLAGRRTRGEVITALHAYARAVTGHALS; encoded by the coding sequence TTGAACGAGCAGACAGGAAACCTGGGCCGGGAGGGCGCCGTGGCGGCGAAGAAGGGCGGCGGCCGGGAGGCCCGCCGGGCCGAACTCGGCGCGGCGGTGCAGCGCGCGCTGCTGGTGCGCGGGCTGGAGGGGCTGCGGCTGCGCGACATCGCCGAGGAGGCCGGGGTCACCCCGGCCGCCGTGCTCTACTACGGCGACCTCGACAGCCTGGTCCACGAGACCTACCAGCAGGCCATCGAGCGCTACAGCCAGGAGCGCGAGCAGGCCGCCGACCGCTTCACCGAGGCCCCCGACAAGCTCCGGGCCTGCATCGACCACGGCGTCGCCAGCGGCCCCGACGACGCGCTCACCCGGCTGCTCTTCGAGTACTGGCCGCGCTGCCTGCGCGACGCCAAGGCGGCCGCGCTCGACAGCGCGCTGACCGAGCGCCAGATCGCGGTCTACTCGGCGATCCTGGTGCTGGGGCAGGCCCAGGGCCACTTCGTGCTGCAGGACCCGCACCGGCTGCTCGCCGCCAGCTTCGTCGCCATGGAGGACGGCTACCAGATGGAGGTCCTGGCCGGCCGCCGCACCCGCGGCGAGGTGATCACCGCGCTCCACGCCTACGCCCGCGCGGTCACCGGCCACGCCCTGTCCTGA
- a CDS encoding TetR/AcrR family transcriptional regulator: protein MSNPRGPYAKTSAKRQQILDAALAAYAEAGSRKVSVRDIAQRVGMTDAGVLHHFGGREALLTAVLEARDAAATEAFGEWDVIGPSAALDILANNASTPGLVKLFVDVAAAAAEPDHPAHDFFAARYARNQATIIRHLGDRSEPAIGRHATPVDADWAARIILAATDGLQIQWLLDPDIDMAADIAALGRVLRAVLGAGEGGGPGEGTGEGGGAVRAGRSGGAPPR from the coding sequence ATGAGCAATCCTCGGGGGCCGTACGCCAAGACCTCGGCCAAGCGTCAGCAGATCCTCGATGCCGCGCTGGCGGCCTACGCGGAGGCGGGCAGCCGCAAGGTGTCGGTGCGTGACATCGCCCAGCGCGTCGGGATGACCGACGCCGGCGTCCTGCACCACTTCGGCGGTCGCGAGGCGCTGCTGACCGCTGTCCTGGAGGCCCGCGACGCGGCGGCCACCGAGGCCTTCGGCGAATGGGACGTCATCGGCCCGAGCGCCGCGCTCGACATCCTGGCCAACAACGCGTCCACGCCCGGCCTGGTCAAGCTCTTCGTCGACGTGGCCGCTGCCGCGGCGGAGCCCGACCACCCCGCCCATGACTTCTTCGCCGCCCGCTACGCCCGTAACCAGGCGACCATCATCCGCCACCTCGGCGACCGCTCCGAGCCCGCCATCGGGCGGCACGCGACGCCGGTCGACGCCGACTGGGCCGCCCGGATCATCCTCGCCGCCACCGACGGACTGCAGATCCAGTGGCTGCTGGACCCGGACATCGACATGGCCGCCGACATCGCGGCTCTCGGCCGGGTGCTCCGGGCCGTCCTCGGCGCGGGGGAGGGCGGTGGCCCGGGGGAGGGCACGGGCGAGGGCGGTGGCGCGGTCCGGGCGGGGCGGTCCGGGGGCGCGCCGCCCCGCTGA
- the rox gene encoding rifampin monooxygenase: MFDVIIVGCGPTGLMLAGELRLHGVRVLVLEKEAEPTKQSRARGLHARSIELMDQRGLLEQFLAAGEQFRVGGFFAGLASHWPEQLDTAHSYVLGIPQEVTERLLTEHATRLGTEIRRNRELVGLSQDEEGVTVELADGTQLRSRYLVGCDGGRSTVRKLLGVGFPGEPSRNDTLLVEVELADPPEAVAEVVAEVRRTEKRFGAIPLKDQDGVYRVIVPAAGVVEDRAAAPTLDELRQQLRAYAGTDFGAHSPRWLSRFGDATRLAERYRVDRVLLAGDAAHIHPPTGGQGLNLGVQDAFNLGWKLAAEVNGWAAEGLLDSYQTERHPVAAAVLDNTRAQMQLLSSDPGAQAVRRLMSELVDFEEVNRYLIEKITAIAVRYDFGEGHELLGRRLRDVQLKQGHLYGLMHGGRGLLLDRTGGLSVAGWADRVDHVVDAGEELDVPAVLLRPDGHVAWVGEDQQDLLAHLPTWFGAAAG; the protein is encoded by the coding sequence ATGTTTGACGTGATCATTGTCGGCTGCGGACCGACCGGCCTGATGCTGGCCGGCGAGCTGCGGCTGCACGGCGTGCGGGTGCTGGTGCTGGAGAAGGAGGCGGAGCCGACCAAGCAGTCCCGGGCGCGCGGCCTCCACGCGCGCAGCATCGAACTGATGGACCAGCGCGGTCTGCTGGAGCAGTTCCTCGCGGCCGGAGAGCAGTTCCGGGTCGGCGGCTTCTTCGCCGGTCTCGCCAGCCACTGGCCGGAACAGCTGGACACCGCGCACTCGTACGTCCTCGGCATCCCGCAGGAGGTCACCGAGCGTCTGCTGACCGAGCACGCCACCAGGCTCGGCACCGAGATCCGCCGCAACCGCGAACTGGTCGGACTGAGCCAGGACGAGGAGGGGGTGACCGTCGAGCTGGCCGACGGGACACAGCTGCGCTCGCGCTACCTGGTCGGCTGCGACGGCGGCCGCAGCACCGTGCGCAAGCTGCTCGGCGTCGGCTTCCCCGGGGAGCCCAGCCGGAACGACACCCTGCTGGTCGAGGTGGAGCTGGCCGATCCGCCGGAGGCGGTGGCCGAGGTGGTGGCCGAGGTCCGCAGGACCGAGAAGCGGTTCGGCGCCATCCCGCTGAAGGACCAGGACGGGGTGTACCGCGTGATCGTCCCCGCCGCCGGGGTGGTCGAGGACCGTGCCGCGGCGCCGACCCTCGACGAGCTCAGGCAGCAGCTGCGGGCTTACGCCGGCACCGACTTCGGCGCGCACTCGCCGCGCTGGCTCTCCCGCTTCGGCGACGCCACCCGGCTGGCCGAGCGCTACCGGGTCGACCGGGTGCTGCTGGCCGGCGACGCGGCGCACATCCACCCGCCGACCGGCGGGCAGGGGCTCAACCTCGGCGTCCAGGACGCGTTCAACCTCGGCTGGAAGCTGGCCGCCGAGGTCAACGGCTGGGCGGCCGAGGGGCTGCTGGACAGCTACCAGACCGAGCGGCACCCGGTGGCCGCCGCGGTGCTGGACAACACCCGCGCGCAGATGCAGCTGCTGTCCTCCGACCCGGGTGCCCAGGCGGTGCGCCGACTGATGTCGGAACTGGTGGACTTCGAGGAGGTGAACCGGTATCTGATCGAGAAGATCACTGCGATCGCGGTCCGCTACGACTTCGGCGAGGGGCACGAACTGCTCGGCCGACGGCTCCGGGACGTGCAGCTCAAGCAGGGCCACCTCTACGGGCTGATGCACGGCGGCCGCGGCCTGCTGCTCGACCGGACCGGCGGGCTCTCGGTGGCGGGTTGGGCGGACCGGGTCGACCACGTGGTCGACGCCGGCGAGGAGTTGGACGTGCCCGCGGTGCTGCTGCGGCCCGACGGCCATGTGGCCTGGGTCGGCGAGGACCAGCAGGACCTGCTCGCCCACCTGCCCACGTGGTTCGGCGCCGCTGCCGGCTGA
- a CDS encoding transposase family protein → MIPDWDKPTGRPHALPLWKAVVVLCFLLRHNNAQVLAAELFEISQPTVSRYSTRLRPVVRDAIKELGFGLARLPRDEPVLVDGFLAECWDWKAAEQLFSKKHMQSGHNVQVVSDTRGRLREAGAPLPGARHDAFAYVASGIKAKIQKYRHRLGDKGYQGSDLLTPYKKPPHRKLTEVEKASNRAHSQIRSAVERCIGHLENWKILGGCYRSPLDRFPETLDTVVQLELLRTYEPA, encoded by the coding sequence ATGATCCCCGACTGGGACAAGCCGACGGGCCGTCCGCACGCGCTGCCGCTGTGGAAGGCGGTGGTCGTGCTCTGCTTCCTCCTGCGACACAACAACGCGCAGGTCCTGGCCGCCGAACTGTTCGAGATCTCCCAGCCCACGGTCTCGCGCTACAGCACCCGGTTACGCCCCGTGGTGCGCGACGCGATCAAGGAGTTGGGGTTCGGGCTCGCCCGGTTACCCCGGGACGAGCCGGTCCTGGTGGACGGGTTCCTCGCCGAGTGCTGGGACTGGAAGGCCGCTGAACAGCTGTTCTCCAAGAAGCACATGCAGTCCGGGCACAACGTCCAGGTCGTCTCGGACACCCGGGGCCGGCTGCGGGAGGCGGGGGCGCCGCTGCCAGGGGCCCGCCACGACGCCTTCGCCTATGTCGCCTCGGGCATCAAAGCGAAGATCCAAAAGTACCGCCACCGGCTTGGCGACAAGGGCTACCAAGGCAGCGACCTGCTCACCCCCTACAAGAAGCCGCCGCACCGCAAGCTGACCGAGGTGGAGAAGGCGAGCAACCGGGCGCACTCCCAGATCCGCTCTGCCGTCGAACGCTGCATCGGCCACCTGGAGAACTGGAAGATCCTCGGCGGCTGCTACCGCAGCCCCCTCGACCGCTTCCCCGAGACACTCGACACCGTCGTCCAACTCGAACTCCTACGGACCTACGAACCCGCCTGA